A section of the Agrococcus sp. SGAir0287 genome encodes:
- a CDS encoding RluA family pseudouridine synthase: MEERSLIVPPGLDGQRADAGIARVLGLSRTAVAEAIEAGGAVQDGRVLGKSDRLRGDAWLEVRWEARREPTIEPIPVPELGIVHDDDDLVVVDKPAGVAAHPSMGWTGPTVVGALAAAGYRISTSGAAERQGVVHRLDAGTSGLMVVAKSERAYASLKAQFHDREVEKVYHAAVQGRPDPLRGTIDAPIGRHPSHEWRFAVVSSGKHAVTHYETLEAFRDGSLVEVHLETGRTHQIRVHMAAQRHPCLGDAMYGADPTLSARLGLERQWLHAVRLGFTHPGTGEWLESTSEPSADLRHALEVLET, encoded by the coding sequence ATGGAGGAGCGCTCGCTCATCGTGCCGCCTGGGCTCGACGGCCAGCGCGCCGATGCCGGCATCGCCCGCGTCCTCGGGCTCTCGCGGACGGCGGTCGCCGAGGCGATCGAGGCGGGCGGCGCCGTGCAGGACGGCCGCGTGCTCGGCAAGTCGGATCGCCTGCGCGGCGACGCGTGGCTCGAGGTGCGGTGGGAGGCGAGGCGCGAGCCGACGATCGAGCCGATCCCCGTGCCCGAGCTCGGCATCGTGCACGACGACGACGACCTCGTGGTCGTCGACAAGCCCGCCGGCGTCGCCGCGCATCCCTCGATGGGATGGACGGGTCCGACGGTCGTCGGCGCGCTCGCCGCCGCCGGGTACCGCATCTCGACGTCGGGCGCCGCGGAGCGGCAGGGCGTCGTCCATCGGCTCGACGCGGGCACGAGCGGCCTCATGGTCGTAGCGAAGAGCGAGCGCGCCTACGCGTCGCTCAAGGCGCAGTTCCACGACCGCGAGGTCGAGAAGGTCTACCACGCGGCGGTGCAGGGGCGTCCGGATCCGCTGCGCGGCACGATCGATGCGCCCATCGGGCGGCATCCGAGCCACGAGTGGCGCTTCGCCGTCGTCTCGAGCGGCAAGCACGCCGTGACGCACTACGAGACGCTCGAGGCGTTCCGGGACGGCAGCCTCGTCGAGGTGCACCTCGAGACCGGGCGCACCCATCAGATCCGTGTGCACATGGCGGCGCAGCGCCATCCGTGCCTCGGCGACGCGATGTACGGCGCGGACCCGACCCTCTCGGCGCGCCTGGGCCTCGAGCGGCAGTGGCTCCACGCCGTGCGGCTCGGCTTCACGCATCCCGGCACGGGGGAGTGGCTGGAGTCGACGAGCGAGCCGTCCGCCGACCTGCGGCACGCGCTCGAGGTGCTCGAGACCTGA
- the lspA gene encoding signal peptidase II — protein MTASRGVAWRLVALIVGLAAVVWAVDLLVKEWVLATLPEGRQVQVLGEVLQWHFVRNPGAAFSLAAGMTWIFTLISAVVAVAVVVVAFRVRSLPWAIVLGCLLGGVVGNLTDRIIREPGGLQGHVIDFIQVWGFPAIFNVADMFVVCAMGAFIVLVLRGEGIDGVRRTDEPGAEPEPAAEESAEPEARSSAD, from the coding sequence GTGACCGCCTCCCGCGGCGTCGCCTGGCGCCTCGTCGCGCTCATCGTCGGCCTCGCCGCGGTCGTGTGGGCCGTCGACCTGCTCGTGAAGGAGTGGGTGCTCGCGACGCTGCCCGAGGGGCGGCAGGTGCAGGTGCTCGGCGAGGTGCTGCAGTGGCACTTCGTGCGCAACCCCGGTGCCGCCTTCTCGCTCGCGGCAGGCATGACGTGGATCTTCACGCTCATCTCGGCGGTCGTCGCGGTCGCGGTGGTCGTCGTCGCCTTCCGCGTGCGCTCCCTGCCGTGGGCGATCGTCCTCGGCTGCCTGCTCGGCGGCGTCGTCGGGAACCTCACCGACCGCATCATCCGCGAGCCGGGCGGCCTCCAGGGGCACGTCATCGACTTCATCCAGGTCTGGGGCTTCCCCGCGATCTTCAACGTCGCCGACATGTTCGTGGTGTGCGCCATGGGCGCGTTCATCGTGCTCGTGCTGCGCGGCGAGGGGATCGACGGGGTGCGCCGCACCGACGAGCCGGGTGCCGAGCCGGAGCCGGCTGCCGAGGAGAGCGCCGAGCCCGAGGCGCGGAGCAGCGCCGACTGA
- a CDS encoding DivIVA domain-containing protein, giving the protein MALTPNDIVERTFETTRFRDGYDQDEVDNFLDEIVTEFRKVIAEKERLEARVAELEAGAPAAPAAAAPAPEAAPEPVVEQQPAATSEADASASAVSPEGLLALAQRVHDEHVAEGQRRKDELVAEAETQAAEIETAATKRRADLEREFEKTKSALEQEKSDLETKIDELKTFERDYRLRLRGYIESQLRDLDRTSFAFGGSGAPAQQ; this is encoded by the coding sequence ATGGCACTGACGCCGAACGACATCGTCGAGAGGACGTTCGAGACGACGCGCTTCCGCGACGGCTACGACCAGGATGAGGTCGACAACTTCCTCGACGAGATCGTCACGGAGTTCCGCAAGGTCATCGCCGAGAAGGAGCGCCTCGAGGCGCGCGTCGCCGAGCTCGAGGCCGGCGCGCCCGCCGCCCCTGCCGCCGCGGCACCGGCGCCCGAGGCCGCGCCCGAGCCGGTCGTCGAGCAGCAGCCGGCCGCGACGAGCGAGGCCGACGCATCGGCGTCCGCCGTGTCGCCCGAGGGCCTCCTCGCCCTCGCGCAGCGCGTGCACGACGAGCACGTCGCCGAGGGTCAGCGCCGCAAGGACGAGCTCGTCGCCGAGGCCGAGACGCAGGCCGCCGAGATCGAGACCGCCGCGACGAAGCGTCGTGCGGACCTCGAGCGCGAGTTCGAGAAGACGAAGTCGGCCCTCGAGCAGGAGAAGTCGGACCTCGAGACGAAGATCGACGAGCTGAAGACCTTCGAGCGCGACTACCGCCTGCGCCTGCGCGGCTACATCGAGAGCCAGCTGCGCGACCTCGACCGCACGTCCTTCGCGTTCGGCGGCTCCGGCGCACCCGCGCAGCAGTAG
- a CDS encoding YggT family protein gives MQVVALVVYVAANVLFYVLWARVILDVVRQVRRDWKPRGLWLALSVAILTLTDPILRVARRVVKPIRVGGAMLDLSMLAVMAIVLVVVVVSGALAS, from the coding sequence GTGCAGGTCGTCGCCCTCGTCGTGTACGTCGCGGCGAACGTGCTCTTCTACGTCCTGTGGGCACGCGTCATCCTCGACGTCGTGCGGCAGGTGCGTCGCGACTGGAAGCCCCGCGGGCTCTGGCTGGCGCTCTCCGTCGCGATCCTCACGCTCACCGATCCCATCCTGCGCGTCGCACGCCGCGTCGTGAAGCCGATCCGCGTCGGCGGCGCGATGCTCGACCTGTCGATGCTCGCCGTCATGGCGATCGTGCTCGTCGTGGTCGTGGTCTCCGGCGCGCTCGCCTCCTGA
- a CDS encoding cell division protein SepF produces the protein MSNALKKAAVYFGFAEEDELTQESPAVRASEPEPREERADRRHERQEAKPRAVAPLRPAAQEVGSMHEIMTVHPRQYKDAQEIAGAFRDGTPVIINLSQMTDGDARRLIDFSAGLTQGLQGRIERVTTKVYLLTPEHIAIAGGRTEVGEADAFAH, from the coding sequence ATGAGCAACGCATTGAAGAAGGCGGCCGTCTACTTCGGCTTCGCCGAGGAGGACGAGCTGACGCAGGAGTCGCCCGCCGTGCGCGCCTCCGAGCCGGAGCCGCGCGAGGAGCGTGCCGACCGTCGGCACGAGCGCCAGGAGGCCAAGCCGCGCGCCGTCGCGCCGCTGCGCCCCGCAGCCCAGGAGGTCGGCTCGATGCACGAGATCATGACGGTGCACCCGCGCCAGTACAAGGATGCGCAGGAGATCGCCGGCGCGTTCCGCGACGGCACGCCCGTCATCATCAACCTGTCGCAGATGACGGACGGCGACGCGCGTCGCCTCATCGACTTCTCGGCCGGCCTCACGCAGGGCCTGCAGGGTCGCATCGAGCGCGTGACGACCAAGGTGTACCTGCTCACGCCGGAGCACATCGCGATCGCTGGCGGCCGCACGGAGGTCGGCGAGGCCGACGCCTTCGCCCACTGA